From the genome of Venenivibrio stagnispumantis:
ATGAGGCCATTGACCTCCAAAAATGGATATAACCTTAACAATTTCACTACTTGCCTTTAAGCCTTTTTGCCATTGCAAACCTTTTATAGGCTCATAATATATTTTCATATTTTCATTAAAATATAAAAAATCCGGTATCAAAAAAAGATAAAACCATCTAATATGATTTTGAATAATTTCTGCTGCTAATGTAATATTTCTAATTAATTTTGCTTTTTCTGTAATTTTTATCTCATATCCATTTTTATTATATATATCTTCAATAGCATTAACCGTAGCTATAAGATGGGCATGTCCACATATACCGCAAACCCTTGGAGAAATAACTAAAGCATCCAAAACAGGTTTATTTCTTAATATAAATTCAAATCCTCTAAAATTAGGAGCTATAATTAATGCATCTTTAATCGTATTATCTTCCCACATTAATTTTAATTCAATCTCTCCCTCAACTCTATTCAAAATCTCTTTTTTTATTTTCATTCTGTTTCTTCCAATTTATTTTCTAATCTCTCATTTTTAAAAGTTTTTGCTACACCGGAAATCATTATATATGCTCTTTTAGAAATGCCAAGAGGAATATCCTCAGGAATACCAATATTCTTTTTTGTTTCAAACATATTTTTACGTGGAAAATCAAACTCAGTACAACCTATACATGGCATACCTGCTCTTGTTTTTGAAGAAGTATTATTCCATAGAATTTTATTACATGACGAATGGGTCATAGGTCCCCTACATCCAAGATCTATAAATAAACAACCTTCTTTTTTACCAAACTCTGTTGTCTCAACCTTCCATTCAAAATATTCATTCCTTATACAGCCGTCATGAGTCAAATACATATATAACTCTTTTGGTCTGTTATATTTATCTAATTTTATTTCATATCCATAATGCAATTGCAATATTGTTCTAATTATCCATTCAGGATGTGCTGGGCAACCTGATATATTTATAACAGGATAATTTTTTCTGGTTTTAAAATCTTCGGCCAAATATCTATTTTTCTCTTTAAATTTAAATTGTAGACCTTTTATATCATCTCTATATAAAGCAGGAATATTCCCA
Proteins encoded in this window:
- a CDS encoding Ni/Fe hydrogenase, with the protein product MSNLLWIQGLSCNGNTQSFFCAENIDIFLKSINILYHPAMSYSDDLFQIIDKIENGDINLNFLVIEGAITKNKDICRLGNFSIVEILEKIIPKTDYIIAVGNCASFGNIPALYRDDIKGLQFKFKEKNRYLAEDFKTRKNYPVINISGCPAHPEWIIRTILQLHYGYEIKLDKYNRPKELYMYLTHDGCIRNEYFEWKVETTEFGKKEGCLFIDLGCRGPMTHSSCNKILWNNTSSKTRAGMPCIGCTEFDFPRKNMFETKKNIGIPEDIPLGISKRAYIMISGVAKTFKNERLENKLEETE